The following coding sequences are from one Streptomyces sp. NBC_00536 window:
- a CDS encoding class F sortase translates to MAERLLLRQGGRARRAAALAGSAGLAAVLVTGCAGSGGDGKAAPAGASSASVLEPSVPDRITIPDIKVDAALDTVGLDAQGVMREPDFAKPKDAAWYKEGPTPGEKGAAAVVGHMDTPQAPKAVFFNLKDLKKDEKIEIHRADGSTAVFAVDHVETYKKDAFPTDTVYGDTHGKAELRLITCGGKLTADRHWDANVVVFAHLTGKV, encoded by the coding sequence ATGGCTGAGCGGCTCCTCCTCCGCCAGGGCGGCCGCGCGCGCCGCGCGGCCGCCCTGGCGGGCTCCGCCGGCCTCGCCGCCGTCCTCGTCACCGGCTGCGCCGGCAGCGGTGGTGACGGCAAGGCCGCCCCGGCGGGCGCTTCGAGCGCCTCGGTCCTGGAACCGTCCGTACCGGACCGGATCACGATCCCGGACATCAAGGTGGACGCCGCCCTCGACACCGTCGGCCTCGACGCCCAGGGCGTCATGCGGGAACCGGACTTCGCCAAGCCGAAGGACGCGGCCTGGTACAAGGAGGGCCCCACCCCCGGTGAGAAGGGTGCCGCGGCCGTCGTCGGCCACATGGACACCCCGCAGGCCCCCAAGGCCGTCTTCTTCAACCTCAAGGACCTGAAGAAGGACGAGAAGATCGAGATCCACCGGGCCGACGGCAGCACGGCCGTCTTCGCGGTGGACCACGTGGAGACGTACAAGAAGGACGCGTTCCCCACCGACACGGTGTACGGGGACACGCACGGCAAGGCCGAACTACGCCTGATCACCTGCGGCGGCAAGCTCACCGCGGACCGCCACTGGGACGCCAACGTCGTGGTCTTCGCCCACCTCACCGGCAAGGTGTAA
- a CDS encoding NCS2 family permease, producing MSTSAPAAAPTPTPTNGVDRYFKISERGSTVAREVRGGFATFFAMAYIIVLNPIILGSAKDMYGHQLDGGQLVTATVLTAAFSTLLMGVIGNVPIALAAGLGVNTVVALQLAPRMSWPDAMGMVVLAGFVVMLLVATGLRERVMNAVPLGLRKGIAIGIGLFIMLIGLVDSGFISRIPDLAHTTVPLQLGGNGHLHGWPVLIFVVGVLLTLALIIRKTPGAILISIVAMTVVAVVVQLVTKLPNEAWGLTVPELPGNPVAAPDFGLVGEVSLFGGFGKVGMLTGILFVFTVLLSCFFDAMGTILGVGDEAKLMDKDGNFPGINRVLFIDGLAVASGGATSSSATTCFVESTAGVGEGARTGLANVVTGGLFAVALFLTPLATMVPSQAATPALLAVGFLILAGSVKDIDWSDFTIGVPAFLAMTMMPFTYSITNGIGIGFVSFCVLRLATGRGREVPAAMYIVSAVFVFYYAMPALGLT from the coding sequence ATGAGCACCTCGGCACCCGCCGCGGCCCCCACTCCGACGCCCACCAACGGCGTCGACCGCTACTTCAAGATCTCGGAGCGCGGTTCCACCGTCGCCCGCGAGGTCCGGGGCGGCTTCGCCACGTTCTTCGCGATGGCGTACATCATCGTGCTGAACCCGATCATCCTCGGCAGCGCGAAGGACATGTACGGCCACCAGCTCGACGGCGGCCAGCTGGTCACCGCCACCGTGCTGACCGCGGCCTTCTCCACCCTGCTGATGGGCGTCATCGGCAACGTGCCGATCGCCCTGGCGGCCGGCCTCGGCGTGAACACCGTCGTGGCCCTCCAGCTCGCCCCGCGGATGAGCTGGCCCGACGCCATGGGCATGGTGGTCCTGGCCGGCTTCGTCGTGATGCTGCTGGTCGCCACCGGACTGCGCGAGCGCGTCATGAACGCCGTGCCGCTGGGCCTGCGCAAGGGCATCGCGATCGGCATCGGCCTCTTCATCATGCTGATCGGCCTGGTCGACTCGGGCTTCATCTCCCGCATCCCCGACCTCGCGCACACCACGGTCCCGCTCCAGCTGGGCGGCAACGGCCACCTGCACGGCTGGCCCGTGCTCATCTTCGTCGTCGGCGTCCTGCTCACCCTCGCGCTGATCATCCGCAAGACGCCCGGCGCGATCCTGATCTCGATCGTGGCCATGACCGTCGTCGCGGTCGTCGTACAGCTGGTCACCAAGCTGCCGAACGAGGCCTGGGGCCTGACGGTCCCCGAACTGCCGGGCAACCCGGTGGCCGCCCCCGACTTCGGACTCGTCGGCGAGGTCAGCCTGTTCGGCGGCTTCGGCAAGGTCGGGATGCTGACCGGCATCCTCTTCGTCTTCACCGTGCTGCTGTCCTGCTTCTTCGACGCGATGGGCACGATCCTCGGCGTCGGCGACGAGGCCAAGCTCATGGACAAGGACGGCAACTTCCCCGGCATCAACCGGGTCCTGTTCATCGACGGCCTCGCCGTCGCGTCCGGCGGAGCGACCTCCTCCTCGGCCACCACCTGCTTCGTGGAGTCCACGGCGGGAGTCGGCGAGGGCGCCCGTACGGGCCTGGCGAACGTGGTCACGGGCGGTCTCTTCGCGGTGGCGCTGTTCCTCACCCCGCTCGCCACGATGGTCCCGTCGCAGGCCGCGACCCCCGCACTGCTGGCAGTCGGCTTCCTGATCCTGGCGGGCTCGGTCAAGGACATCGACTGGAGCGACTTCACCATCGGCGTCCCCGCCTTCCTGGCGATGACGATGATGCCCTTCACCTACTCGATCACCAACGGCATCGGCATCGGCTTCGTGAGCTTCTGCGTGCTGCGGCTGGCGACCGGCCGGGGCCGCGAGGTCCCGGCGGCCATGTACATCGTGTCGGCGGTGTTCGTCTTCTACTACGCGATGCCCGCGCTGGGCCTCACGTAG
- a CDS encoding sacsin N-terminal ATP-binding-like domain-containing protein, which yields MSVRVTAAEGGVDPFGTARLRRGVLDSWGAGPARFREDANAEEDLALGGYRDRLVVELAQNAADAAARAHTPGRLRLTLHSGEGGHGVLAVANTGAPLDATGVESLSTLRASAKREAAGERPGESAWESVGRFGVGFAAVLAVSDEPAVVGRHGGVRWSLAEARELARGASQGSPGLGDELRRRDGHVPLLRLPLPAEGTAPDGYDTVVILPLRDPAAADLVERLLAGIDDALLLTLPGLAEVVVETPAGVRTLRRREEGPYTVIQDSDGDGAGVGVGGNGSRRWRTVRHSGAIARELLADRPVEERLRPAWTVSWSVPVDADGAPVRPATAPVVHAPTPTDEPLGIPALLIATLPLDTARRHPAPGPLTDFLVQRAADAYAELLGAWEPVSTALVDLVPGPLGKGELDGALRAAVLERLPRTAFLAPAAAPSPATGGDAEGGRAALRPFEAEVVEGAGADTVRVLAEVLPTLLPAGLERRAELRTLGVGRLPLGDAIERIAGADRPPRWWYRLYDTLAGVDPDRLSGLPVPLAPADGEAEDAAAVRDFDAPDRFGGLDDLDGFDGPERPAASRIRTAIGPRHILLPGPGTPAGLTRLGLKVAHPDAAHPLLEKLGALPATPRAVLTTPQVRAAVAGSLDAGEIWDEDAPDADELADIVLGLVRDAALAPGDEPWLGALALPDEDGELTPAGELLLPGSPLASVIREDEIPYVDGELAAKWGADALTACGVLAEFQLVRATDVVLDPDELEPRDGDFAEPDDAGLLDAVDVWCEDLLDQFPDTPVPPVATELIAVRDLDLVDDDCWPRALAMLAQPPLRDALTQPVRVLLPDGTTQSVRSYTAWWLRDHPVLDGRRPAGLRSAGGDPLLAGLYAPADATGFEDEQVLRALGVRTSVAALLDEPGGAAELLGRLADPDREVGGHQLHALYGALADLDPEQVTLPDALRAVVDGEVVVVDAADALVADAPDLLPLTAGLPLLPVAPARAADLAELLQVRRLSDTVAAEVDAPGEEHDVPDSVRVLLGPATPATYVEHEELLAGGVELDWRRTPDGTLHAATLEGVAAGLAWAAGQWPRRFEVAALLEDPSRTAELARDRWFD from the coding sequence GTGAGCGTGCGAGTAACGGCGGCCGAAGGCGGCGTGGACCCCTTCGGGACGGCCCGGCTGCGACGCGGAGTCCTCGATTCCTGGGGCGCGGGCCCGGCCCGGTTCCGGGAGGACGCCAACGCCGAGGAGGACCTGGCGCTCGGCGGCTACCGGGACCGGCTCGTCGTGGAGCTGGCCCAGAACGCGGCCGACGCGGCAGCCCGGGCCCACACCCCCGGGCGGCTGCGGCTCACCCTGCACTCCGGGGAGGGCGGTCACGGTGTCCTCGCCGTCGCCAACACCGGTGCCCCGCTGGACGCCACCGGCGTGGAGTCCCTGAGCACCCTGCGCGCCTCCGCCAAGCGCGAGGCCGCCGGGGAGCGGCCCGGCGAGAGCGCCTGGGAGAGCGTCGGGCGGTTCGGCGTCGGCTTCGCGGCCGTCCTCGCCGTGTCCGACGAGCCCGCCGTGGTCGGCCGGCACGGCGGCGTCCGCTGGTCCCTGGCCGAGGCCCGGGAGCTGGCCCGGGGCGCCTCCCAGGGCAGCCCCGGTCTCGGTGACGAACTGCGCCGCCGGGACGGGCACGTGCCGCTGCTGCGGCTGCCGTTGCCCGCCGAGGGCACCGCGCCCGACGGCTACGACACCGTGGTCATTCTGCCGCTGCGCGACCCGGCCGCCGCGGACCTCGTCGAGCGGCTGCTGGCCGGGATCGACGACGCGCTGCTGCTGACCCTGCCCGGGCTGGCCGAGGTGGTCGTGGAGACCCCAGCGGGCGTGCGGACCCTGCGCCGCCGCGAGGAGGGCCCGTACACGGTCATCCAGGACAGCGACGGTGACGGCGCGGGCGTGGGCGTGGGCGGGAACGGCTCCCGGCGCTGGCGGACCGTGCGCCACTCCGGGGCCATCGCCCGCGAACTCCTCGCGGACCGGCCCGTCGAGGAGCGGCTGCGGCCCGCCTGGACGGTGTCCTGGTCGGTGCCCGTCGACGCGGACGGTGCGCCCGTCCGCCCGGCCACCGCGCCGGTCGTGCACGCGCCGACCCCCACCGACGAGCCGCTCGGCATCCCCGCGCTGCTCATCGCGACCCTGCCGCTGGACACCGCCCGCCGCCACCCCGCGCCGGGGCCGCTGACCGACTTCCTGGTGCAGCGGGCCGCCGACGCCTACGCCGAACTCCTCGGCGCGTGGGAGCCGGTGAGCACCGCGCTGGTCGACCTGGTGCCCGGGCCGCTCGGCAAGGGCGAGCTGGACGGCGCGCTGCGGGCCGCCGTACTGGAGCGGCTGCCCCGGACGGCGTTCCTCGCCCCGGCCGCCGCGCCCTCCCCCGCGACCGGCGGGGACGCCGAGGGGGGCCGGGCCGCGCTGCGGCCCTTCGAGGCCGAGGTGGTGGAGGGCGCGGGCGCCGACACCGTACGGGTCCTGGCCGAGGTCCTGCCGACCCTGCTGCCCGCCGGGCTGGAGCGGCGCGCCGAGCTGCGCACCCTGGGCGTCGGCCGGCTCCCGCTGGGCGACGCCATCGAGCGGATCGCGGGCGCGGACCGGCCGCCGCGGTGGTGGTACCGGCTGTACGACACCCTCGCGGGCGTGGACCCGGACCGCCTGTCCGGGCTGCCGGTGCCGCTGGCCCCGGCGGACGGAGAAGCCGAAGACGCCGCGGCGGTACGGGACTTCGACGCCCCGGACCGCTTCGGCGGCCTCGATGACCTGGACGGATTCGACGGCCCGGAGCGGCCCGCCGCCTCCCGGATCCGGACCGCCATCGGCCCCCGGCACATCCTGCTCCCCGGCCCCGGCACCCCGGCCGGGCTGACCCGGCTCGGCCTCAAGGTGGCCCACCCGGACGCCGCGCACCCGCTGCTGGAGAAGCTGGGCGCGCTGCCCGCGACCCCGCGCGCCGTGCTGACCACCCCGCAGGTGCGGGCCGCGGTGGCCGGTTCGCTGGACGCGGGCGAGATCTGGGACGAGGACGCGCCGGACGCCGACGAGCTGGCCGACATCGTGCTCGGCCTGGTCCGTGACGCGGCCCTGGCGCCCGGCGACGAGCCGTGGCTGGGCGCCCTCGCACTGCCCGACGAGGACGGCGAACTCACCCCGGCCGGTGAACTCCTGCTCCCGGGCAGCCCGTTGGCCTCGGTGATCCGCGAGGACGAAATCCCCTACGTGGACGGTGAACTGGCCGCGAAGTGGGGTGCGGACGCGCTCACCGCCTGCGGGGTGCTCGCCGAATTCCAGCTGGTGCGGGCCACCGACGTGGTGCTCGACCCGGACGAACTGGAGCCGCGCGACGGGGACTTCGCCGAGCCGGACGACGCGGGGCTGCTGGACGCGGTCGACGTGTGGTGCGAGGACCTGCTCGACCAGTTCCCCGACACCCCGGTCCCGCCGGTCGCCACCGAGCTGATCGCCGTACGGGACCTGGACCTGGTCGATGACGACTGCTGGCCCCGCGCGCTGGCGATGCTCGCGCAGCCGCCGCTGCGGGACGCCCTGACCCAGCCCGTGCGCGTACTGCTCCCGGACGGCACCACGCAGTCCGTGCGCTCGTACACCGCGTGGTGGCTGCGCGATCACCCGGTGCTCGACGGCCGCCGCCCGGCCGGGCTGCGTTCGGCGGGCGGGGACCCGCTGCTCGCCGGGCTGTACGCCCCGGCCGACGCCACCGGTTTCGAGGACGAGCAGGTCCTGCGGGCGCTGGGCGTACGGACCTCCGTGGCCGCCCTGCTCGACGAACCCGGCGGCGCGGCCGAGCTGCTGGGACGGCTCGCCGACCCGGACCGCGAGGTGGGCGGGCACCAGCTGCACGCCCTGTACGGGGCGCTGGCCGACCTGGACCCCGAGCAGGTCACCCTGCCCGACGCGCTGCGCGCGGTGGTGGACGGGGAGGTGGTCGTGGTGGACGCGGCCGACGCGCTGGTGGCCGACGCCCCGGACCTGCTCCCGCTGACGGCCGGCCTGCCCCTGCTGCCGGTGGCCCCGGCGCGGGCCGCCGACCTGGCGGAGCTGCTCCAGGTGCGCCGCCTCTCGGACACGGTGGCGGCCGAGGTCGACGCCCCCGGCGAGGAGCACGACGTACCGGATTCGGTGCGCGTCCTGCTGGGCCCGGCCACTCCGGCGACGTACGTCGAGCACGAGGAGCTGCTCGCGGGCGGGGTCGAGCTGGACTGGCGGCGCACCCCGGACGGCACCCTGCACGCGGCCACCCTGGAGGGCGTGGCGGCGGGCCTGGCCTGGGCGGCGGGCCAGTGGCCGCGCCGCTTCGAGGTCGCGGCGCTGCTGGAGGACCCGTCGCGGACAGCGGAACTGGCCCGCGACCGCTGGTTCGACTGA
- a CDS encoding ribbon-helix-helix protein, CopG family, whose amino-acid sequence MGTHVLSMRIDGELLDRLRDHASKRGMSVQDYVVRTLIRDDFDERFKVAVDETEKFYGLT is encoded by the coding sequence ATGGGGACACATGTGCTCAGCATGCGGATAGACGGAGAGCTGCTGGACCGGCTCCGGGACCACGCCTCGAAACGCGGAATGAGCGTCCAGGACTATGTGGTCCGGACGCTCATTCGCGACGACTTCGACGAGCGCTTCAAGGTGGCGGTCGACGAGACGGAGAAGTTCTACGGCCTCACGTGA
- a CDS encoding MarR family winged helix-turn-helix transcriptional regulator → MQDLSHGDDAAAVNDLRSAVMRLGRRLKHQRVDESLSPTEMSVLGTLARCGQATPGELARREHVQPPSMTRIVALLEAKGLVKLEPHPDDRRQKVVSQTEEAEAMLEESRRKRNAFLAGLAAELTEDEWAKLREAAPVLEKLAHL, encoded by the coding sequence ATGCAAGACCTTTCCCATGGCGACGACGCCGCCGCCGTGAACGACCTCCGGTCCGCCGTCATGCGGCTCGGCCGACGCCTCAAGCACCAGCGCGTCGACGAGTCGCTCAGCCCGACCGAGATGTCGGTCCTCGGCACCCTCGCCCGCTGCGGCCAGGCCACCCCCGGTGAGCTGGCCCGGCGCGAGCACGTACAGCCGCCGTCGATGACCCGCATCGTCGCGCTGCTGGAGGCCAAGGGACTGGTCAAGCTGGAGCCGCACCCCGACGACCGCCGCCAGAAGGTGGTCAGCCAGACCGAGGAAGCCGAGGCGATGCTCGAAGAGAGCCGCCGCAAGCGCAACGCCTTCCTGGCCGGGCTCGCGGCCGAGCTGACCGAGGACGAATGGGCCAAGCTCCGCGAGGCCGCACCCGTCCTGGAGAAGCTCGCGCACCTATAA
- a CDS encoding DUF2530 domain-containing protein has product MAKWTAQHEAPEPLEGPIVATVTGGTILWFALFLVQLPFYGWFADRDLLWWVWCCAAGGVLGLIGIWYVRGRDAALKRHAAEAAAAALAAEQAETAVVNPPGNQTAG; this is encoded by the coding sequence ATGGCGAAATGGACCGCACAGCACGAGGCGCCCGAGCCCCTGGAGGGCCCGATCGTCGCGACCGTCACCGGTGGCACGATCCTCTGGTTCGCGCTCTTCCTCGTCCAGCTGCCCTTCTACGGCTGGTTCGCGGACCGCGACCTGCTGTGGTGGGTGTGGTGCTGCGCGGCCGGCGGAGTCCTCGGCCTGATCGGCATCTGGTACGTCCGCGGGCGCGACGCGGCCCTCAAGCGGCACGCGGCGGAAGCCGCGGCGGCCGCCCTGGCGGCCGAACAGGCGGAAACGGCCGTGGTCAACCCCCCGGGGAACCAGACCGCCGGGTAA
- a CDS encoding MFS transporter produces MSTGNGADSAPGHTSAPTATRTTAGKNSMFSSLRIRNYRLFATGQVVSNTGTWMQRIAQDWVVLSLTGSASAVGITIALQFVPMLFLGLYGGVLADRLPKRPLLIATQGAMGLTGLALGALTLAGHVQVWHVYLAAFLLGLITVVDNPARQSFVSEMVGPDQLGNAVSLNSANFQSARLVGPAVAGVLITAVGSGWAFLLNGLSFAAPIAGLLLMRAHELHRTEIQPRAKGQLREGLRYVAGRPELIWPIVLVGFIGTFGFNFPIWLSAFTSNVFHGDAGTYGLFNTLIAAGSLAGALLAARRAQSRLRVLVAAAVLFSVLEIVTAFAPGFWLFALLLVPIGMFGLTVNVTANSSVQMATDPEMRGRVMALFMMVFTGGTPFGAPVVGWVTDTYGARIGMAAGGAVALLAALTIGLVLARVGNLRLRVDRHHGVALVPRHPTRHLVPAA; encoded by the coding sequence TTGAGTACGGGAAACGGAGCAGACTCCGCACCCGGCCATACATCCGCTCCTACCGCAACACGCACCACCGCAGGCAAGAACTCCATGTTCAGCTCGCTGAGGATCCGGAACTACCGGCTCTTCGCCACCGGCCAGGTCGTGTCGAACACCGGCACCTGGATGCAGCGCATCGCCCAGGACTGGGTGGTCCTCTCCCTGACCGGCTCCGCCTCAGCCGTCGGCATCACCATCGCCCTGCAGTTCGTGCCGATGCTGTTCCTCGGCCTCTACGGAGGCGTCCTCGCCGACCGGCTGCCCAAGCGGCCGCTGCTGATCGCCACCCAGGGCGCGATGGGCCTCACCGGCCTCGCGCTCGGCGCGCTCACCCTCGCCGGACACGTCCAGGTCTGGCACGTCTACCTCGCCGCCTTCCTGCTCGGCCTCATCACCGTCGTCGACAACCCGGCCCGGCAGTCCTTCGTGTCCGAGATGGTCGGACCGGACCAGCTCGGCAACGCCGTCAGCCTCAACTCGGCCAACTTCCAGTCCGCGCGGCTGGTCGGCCCGGCGGTGGCGGGCGTGCTGATCACCGCCGTCGGCTCCGGCTGGGCCTTCCTGCTGAACGGGCTGTCCTTCGCCGCGCCGATCGCGGGCCTGCTGCTGATGCGGGCGCACGAGCTGCACCGTACGGAGATCCAGCCGCGGGCCAAGGGGCAGCTGCGGGAGGGCCTGCGCTACGTCGCGGGCCGGCCCGAGCTGATCTGGCCGATCGTGCTGGTCGGGTTCATCGGGACCTTCGGGTTCAACTTCCCGATCTGGCTGTCGGCCTTCACCAGCAACGTCTTCCACGGCGACGCGGGCACGTACGGCCTGTTCAACACGCTGATCGCGGCCGGCTCCCTCGCGGGCGCCCTGCTCGCGGCCCGGCGGGCCCAGTCCCGGCTGCGGGTGCTCGTCGCGGCGGCCGTGCTGTTCTCCGTCCTGGAGATCGTGACCGCCTTCGCACCCGGCTTCTGGCTGTTCGCCCTGCTCCTCGTCCCGATCGGGATGTTCGGGCTGACGGTGAACGTGACGGCCAACTCCAGCGTCCAGATGGCCACCGATCCCGAGATGCGGGGCCGGGTCATGGCCCTCTTCATGATGGTCTTCACCGGGGGTACGCCGTTCGGCGCGCCGGTGGTCGGCTGGGTGACCGACACCTACGGGGCGCGGATCGGGATGGCGGCGGGCGGGGCGGTGGCCCTGCTGGCGGCGCTCACGATCGGCCTCGTCCTGGCCCGGGTCGGCAACCTCCGCCTCCGCGTGGACCGCCACCACGGCGTGGCCCTGGTCCCCCGCCACCCCACCCGCCACCTGGTCCCCGCGGCCTGA
- a CDS encoding cation-translocating P-type ATPase, with translation MTQRARIDSDGPEPGGTNAGTTAIDAGAELDPVHPVSPPAPRFRAGGLSTAEVAERVARGEVNDVPVRSSRSTPDIVRANVFTRFNAIIGVLWVIMLFVAPIQDSLFGFVIIANTGIGIIQELRAKKTLDGLAVIGEAKPSVRRDGTTAEISTSEIVLGDVIELGPGDKVVVDGVTGEADGLEIDESLLTGEADPVLKKPGDPVMSGSFVVAGGGAFTATKVGREAYAAQLAEEASRFTLVHSELRTGISTILKYVTWMMIPTSIGLIISQLVVKDSNLKDSIARTVGGIVPMIPEGLVLLTSVAFAIGVIRLGRKQCLVQELPAIEGLARVNVVCLDKTGTLTEGGMDVTELRPLGGADAAYVKKVLGALGESDPRPNASLQAIIDAYPDSEEWRCTESLPFSSARKYSGASFSEGDGENSTWLLGAPDVLLPVGDPALDEINELNEQGLRVLLLARSARELDDEQVTSAVRPTALVVLEQRLRPDAADTLRYFDEQNVHTKVISGDNAVSVGAVAAKLGLPGAENTVDARSLPTDREELAKVLDENSVFGRVTPQQKRDMVAALQSKGHTVAMTGDGVNDVLALKDADIGVSMGSGSEATRAVAQIVLLNNSFATLPSVVAEGRRVIGNITRVATLFLTKTVYSVLLAVLVVCSQVEYPFLPRHLTLLSTLTIGIPAFFLALAPNRERAQPHFVKRVMRYAIPGGVIAAVATFVTYLIARAHYTGADSLKAETSAATLALFLTSMWVLAIIARPYTWWRVALVGAMGGAFLIVLVVPWLQDFFQLKLEGAAMPWTAVGIAVAASALIEFVFRQVDRRFPA, from the coding sequence ATGACGCAGCGGGCGAGGATCGATTCCGACGGGCCGGAGCCGGGCGGCACCAACGCCGGCACCACCGCCATCGACGCAGGGGCGGAGCTGGATCCGGTGCACCCGGTGTCCCCGCCCGCACCCCGGTTCCGGGCCGGTGGTCTGAGCACCGCCGAAGTCGCGGAACGCGTCGCCCGCGGCGAAGTCAACGACGTCCCCGTGCGCTCCTCGCGCTCCACCCCGGACATCGTCCGGGCCAATGTCTTCACCCGGTTCAACGCGATCATCGGCGTGCTCTGGGTGATCATGCTGTTCGTCGCGCCGATCCAGGACAGCCTCTTCGGCTTCGTGATCATCGCGAACACCGGCATCGGCATCATCCAGGAACTGCGCGCCAAGAAGACCCTCGACGGCCTCGCCGTCATCGGCGAGGCCAAACCCAGCGTCCGCCGCGACGGCACCACCGCCGAGATCTCCACCTCCGAGATCGTCCTCGGCGACGTCATCGAACTCGGCCCCGGGGACAAGGTCGTCGTCGACGGCGTCACCGGCGAGGCCGACGGCCTGGAGATCGACGAGTCCCTGCTCACCGGCGAAGCCGACCCGGTCCTCAAGAAGCCCGGCGACCCCGTCATGTCCGGCTCGTTCGTCGTCGCGGGCGGCGGCGCCTTCACCGCCACCAAGGTGGGCCGCGAGGCCTACGCCGCCCAGCTGGCCGAAGAGGCCTCCCGCTTCACGCTCGTCCACTCCGAGCTGCGCACCGGCATCTCCACCATCCTCAAGTACGTCACCTGGATGATGATCCCGACCTCCATCGGCCTGATCATCAGCCAGCTCGTCGTCAAGGACTCCAACCTCAAGGACTCCATCGCCCGCACCGTCGGCGGCATCGTCCCGATGATCCCCGAGGGCCTCGTCCTGCTCACCTCCGTGGCCTTCGCCATCGGCGTCATCCGGCTCGGCCGCAAACAGTGCCTCGTCCAGGAACTGCCCGCCATCGAGGGCCTCGCCCGCGTCAACGTCGTCTGCCTCGACAAGACCGGCACCCTCACCGAGGGCGGCATGGACGTCACCGAGCTGCGCCCGCTCGGCGGCGCGGACGCGGCGTACGTCAAGAAGGTCCTCGGCGCCCTCGGCGAGTCCGACCCGCGCCCCAACGCCAGCCTCCAGGCCATCATCGACGCCTACCCGGACAGCGAGGAGTGGCGCTGCACCGAATCGCTGCCCTTCTCCTCCGCCCGCAAGTACAGCGGCGCCAGCTTCAGCGAGGGCGACGGCGAGAACTCCACCTGGCTGCTCGGCGCCCCCGACGTCCTGCTGCCCGTCGGCGACCCCGCCCTCGACGAGATCAACGAGCTGAACGAACAGGGCCTGCGCGTCCTGCTGCTCGCCCGCTCCGCCCGCGAACTCGACGACGAGCAGGTCACCAGCGCCGTGAGGCCGACCGCCCTGGTCGTGCTGGAACAGCGGCTGCGCCCGGACGCCGCCGACACCCTGCGCTACTTCGACGAGCAGAACGTCCACACCAAGGTCATCTCCGGCGACAACGCGGTCTCGGTCGGCGCGGTCGCCGCCAAACTGGGCCTGCCGGGCGCCGAGAACACCGTCGACGCCCGCAGCCTGCCGACCGACAGGGAGGAACTGGCCAAGGTCCTCGACGAGAACTCGGTCTTCGGCCGGGTCACCCCGCAGCAGAAGCGCGACATGGTCGCCGCCCTCCAGTCCAAGGGCCACACCGTGGCCATGACCGGCGACGGCGTCAACGACGTCCTCGCGCTCAAGGACGCCGACATCGGCGTCTCGATGGGCTCCGGCTCCGAGGCCACCCGCGCGGTCGCCCAGATCGTGCTGCTCAACAACAGCTTCGCGACCCTGCCCTCGGTGGTCGCCGAGGGCCGCCGGGTGATCGGCAACATCACCCGCGTCGCGACCCTGTTCCTGACCAAGACCGTCTACTCGGTGCTGCTGGCCGTCCTGGTGGTGTGCAGCCAGGTCGAGTACCCCTTCCTGCCGCGCCACCTGACCCTGCTGTCCACGCTCACCATCGGCATCCCGGCCTTCTTCCTGGCCCTGGCGCCCAACCGGGAGCGCGCCCAGCCGCACTTCGTGAAACGCGTCATGCGGTACGCCATCCCCGGCGGCGTGATCGCGGCCGTCGCCACCTTCGTGACGTACCTGATCGCCCGCGCGCACTACACCGGCGCGGACTCCCTCAAGGCCGAGACCAGCGCCGCGACGCTGGCCCTGTTCCTGACCTCGATGTGGGTGCTGGCGATCATCGCCCGCCCGTACACCTGGTGGCGGGTCGCGCTGGTCGGCGCGATGGGCGGGGCCTTCCTGATCGTCCTGGTGGTGCCGTGGCTGCAGGACTTCTTCCAGCTGAAGCTGGAGGGCGCCGCGATGCCGTGGACCGCCGTCGGCATCGCGGTGGCCGCCTCCGCCCTGATCGAGTTCGTCTTCCGTCAGGTCGACCGCCGCTTCCCCGCCTGA